CATTCCCGTTACCAACATAATACCTATACTGTTTCGAGCGGAGCCTCCGGCTCCAGTGGCGATAACAAGGGGGAAGTGCCCGACAACGGTCGCCGTAGACGTCATAAGGATAGGTCTAAGACGAGTTGTAGCGGCCTGGACCACAGCTTCAAGCCTCTCTACTCCCTGCTCCTGCAAGCGATTCGCGAACTCAACGATAAGGATTCCATTTTTTGCTACTAACCCCACGAGTGTAACTAATCCAACCTGAGAATATATATTTAACGAGGTAAACCCTAGAAACACGAATAAGAGAGCTCCAGCGAGAGCAAGGGGCACAGACCCTGCCAGAATAATAAGTGGGTCAACGAAGCTTTCGAATTGTGCCGCCAGAACGATGAAGATAACGATGAGTGCGAGCACGAGCGTACCGGTCATACTCTGCCCCTCTTTTCTGAGCTGACGAGACTCTCCCGCGTAATCCATAACGTAACCGGCAGGTAGTATCTCTTTTGCTTTTGCCTCAAGAACGGCGAGTCCGTCGTTAATACTAACACCTGGAACGATTGCGCCTTGAATCTTCGCGGAGTTGAGCTGTTGAAAACGATTGAGCTGTCGCGGCTTTACGATATCTTTAATCTGAGCAACGGCTCCTAGTGGAATTAACGTACCTTCGGGCCCACGTATGTGCAGCTCAAGGAGCTGTTCTGGATTCAACCTATCGCTGCGCCGAACCTGTGGAATGACCTTGTAACTTCGACCAAGAATGGAGAACCTATTAACGTAATTTCCTCCGATGAATACCGATAGATCTTGCCCTATACCAGCAAGTGAAATTCCCATCGCGTTTGCTTTATCTCGATCTATATCTATCTCACTTTGAGAGATATCAAACTTAAGATCGGTATCAGCGAACATGAACTTGCCGCTCTGAAAGGCGGCGCCTACCAATTGATTCGCGTATGATACGATCTCCTTGTGCTCAGCGGTCGAAGAGATAATAAACTCGACGGGGAAGTCGCTTCCTCCTGGAAGCGGCGGCGGAGAGGTTACGATTACCCGAACTCCTGGGACGCTAGAAAACTTTTTCCACAACTCTGGTTCTATCTCGTGGACCGTACGAGAGCGCTCGCCCCACGCTTTTGTCACGAGACCTGAAAATCCGAATCCGGGGCTCGTCAACTGAAACGCCCCTCGATACTCAGGAAAGGATTTGTAGATATCGTGCACTTGTCCGGTGGAGAGCTGCATCTGCTCGATCGTGGCGTTGGGGGCTCCCTGAACTATCCCAAAGAGCACCCCCTGGTCCTCACGAGGCGCCAGCTCCTTGGTCGCGAACATATAGAACGGTATGATGAGCACTGCCAGCCATACAGATGCGACAACAACGGTGGGACGATACCGCAAAACTACTCGCAACATCTTCTCATACCGCTCGCGGAGCCGATTAAGAAACCCATCAACTCTGCGCTTAAAGGAGTGCTCTTGCTGCGATTTGCGCACGAGCTTAGACGCCATCATCGGCGAGAGTGTTAACGCAACGATTCCTGAAAATACTACGGCACCCGCGAGCGTGAAGGCGAATTCTTTAAAGAGCGCGCCAGTGAGTCCTCCTTGAATACCTATCG
Above is a genomic segment from Pseudomonadota bacterium containing:
- a CDS encoding efflux RND transporter permease subunit → MKFTDLFIRRPVLAICLNLLIFIAGYTAITKLNVRQYPRSDSASVTVKTAYVGAPADLVRGYISTPLERVIASADGIDYIESSSKQGISEITVHLRLNYDVNAALTQIQSKVAQVRNDLPPEAEVPVINVESSDNRFASMYLGFSAKDMTPNQITDYLTRVVQPQITAVSGVQKADILGARVFAMRIWLNPDRMAALGISATDVRQALSRNNFLSAVGNTKGSMISVSLIANTDLKTPEEFKELVVRQEKNRIIRLEEIAEVSLGAENYDEDVRFNGEAAIFMGVWVLPNANSLDVVKRVRDVLPQIQANLPSGASLAIPYDATKYIRDSIKEVLFTLSETILIVVAVIFLFIGSLRAVLVPVIAIPLSLVGAAIIMLCCGFTVNLLTLLAVVLAVGLVVDDAIVMLENVERYINNGMDPIPAAIRAARELFGPTVAMTITLAAVYAPIGIQGGLTGALFKEFAFTLAGAVVFSGIVALTLSPMMASKLVRKSQQEHSFKRRVDGFLNRLRERYEKMLRVVLRYRPTVVVASVWLAVLIIPFYMFATKELAPREDQGVLFGIVQGAPNATIEQMQLSTGQVHDIYKSFPEYRGAFQLTSPGFGFSGLVTKAWGERSRTVHEIEPELWKKFSSVPGVRVIVTSPPPLPGGSDFPVEFIISSTAEHKEIVSYANQLVGAAFQSGKFMFADTDLKFDISQSEIDIDRDKANAMGISLAGIGQDLSVFIGGNYVNRFSILGRSYKVIPQVRRSDRLNPEQLLELHIRGPEGTLIPLGAVAQIKDIVKPRQLNRFQQLNSAKIQGAIVPGVSINDGLAVLEAKAKEILPAGYVMDYAGESRQLRKEGQSMTGTLVLALIVIFIVLAAQFESFVDPLIILAGSVPLALAGALLFVFLGFTSLNIYSQVGLVTLVGLVAKNGILIVEFANRLQEQGVERLEAVVQAATTRLRPILMTSTATVVGHFPLVIATGAGGSARNSIGIMLVTGMIIGTVFTLFAVPVFYSLIGGRPRKQREYVDGQEEEPRLVGALL